A genome region from Pseudanabaena sp. Chao 1811 includes the following:
- the rpsN gene encoding 30S ribosomal protein S14, which translates to MAKKSMIEREKKRAKLVEKYAAKLEALKEKFASPELTQQQKVAVHREIQQIPRNANPTRHRNRCWATGRPRGYYKDFGVCRNVLREMAHQGLLPGVVKSSW; encoded by the coding sequence ATGGCTAAGAAAAGCATGATCGAGCGCGAAAAAAAGCGCGCTAAGTTAGTTGAAAAGTATGCAGCTAAGCTCGAAGCACTCAAAGAAAAGTTTGCCAGTCCTGAACTGACACAACAACAAAAAGTTGCTGTGCATCGTGAAATTCAACAAATTCCTCGTAACGCCAATCCCACTCGTCACCGCAACCGTTGCTGGGCGACTGGTCGTCCTCGTGGCTACTACAAAGATTTTGGTGTATGCCGCAACGTATTGCGTGAAATGGCTCACCAAGGCTTGTTACCTGGTGTAGTTAAATCTAGCTGGTAA
- the recG gene encoding ATP-dependent DNA helicase RecG, which yields MPLDINRLQQALSVEAERGFSNLQGKQFLFADFLQVSLREDLPDDWEMSDRLQAQTLANQYAQYVDLPIGRRQHLIAETRRLLYEVRRRELAETNAAPKQKKPKTAAIATTEPKTIKKLTPETELKDVEGVGSFMAARFKLLDLYTVRDVLSYYPRDHIDYARQIPIRELKDGDTVTVIGTIKKFGCFTSPKNPNLTIVEIILRDHTGQIKLSRFWTGKRYANRGWQETQKKLYPQGCTIAASGVVKQSKYGLTLENYEVEVLEHTQDTIQSKTVGRVVPVYPLTEGITPEAIRRLVAQCLPAVSQIADPMPDRFLRDYQMMPLSEAIAQVHYPDTSEMLEQAVIRLTFDKYFYRRLVSLYRRQQQKAIHFVPKSEAIAQLEKMLPFELTKAQKRVVAEIRADLQGQTPMNRLVQGDVGSGKTIVAVYALLTAIEAGYQTALMAPTEVLTEQHYRKIVEWFMQLNLPVEILTGSTKTAKRREILRQLETGELPLVIGTHALIQDGVNFARLGLAVIDEQHRFGRDQRSRLLQKGNDPHVLIMTATPIPRTLYLTNSEIEVSVIDELPPGRKPIQTVLLKPSQRKDAYDLIKREIAQGRQVYIVLPLVEESEKMEDIKAATQEREHLQNVVFPHFQIGLLHGQMSSAEKDEAISTFRRGETQILVATTVVEVGVDIPNASVMLIEHADRFGLAQLHQLRGRVGRGASQSYCLLLSSSKSQTAQERLQVLEQSQDGFFIAERDFQMRGKGKDEGTEQSGHAGFSIEDRLPDEAARQEIFQIAREAAERIIKKDPTLEHFPALKAEFEMHYQRLQGGAIFT from the coding sequence GTGCCACTTGATATCAATCGTTTACAACAAGCCTTGAGTGTCGAGGCAGAGAGAGGCTTTTCTAATTTGCAGGGAAAGCAATTTTTGTTTGCGGATTTTTTACAGGTGAGCTTGCGCGAAGATTTGCCTGACGATTGGGAAATGAGTGATCGCCTACAAGCCCAAACCCTTGCTAATCAATATGCTCAATATGTTGATTTGCCTATAGGTCGTCGCCAGCACCTCATCGCTGAGACGCGCCGCCTGCTGTATGAAGTGCGTCGTCGGGAACTGGCGGAAACTAACGCAGCACCAAAGCAGAAGAAACCGAAAACGGCTGCGATCGCAACGACTGAACCCAAAACCATTAAAAAACTGACTCCCGAAACCGAACTAAAAGATGTCGAGGGTGTTGGTTCATTTATGGCGGCGAGATTTAAGTTGCTCGATTTGTATACCGTGCGTGATGTGCTTAGTTACTATCCACGGGATCATATTGACTATGCGCGGCAAATTCCCATTCGTGAACTAAAGGATGGGGATACGGTGACGGTCATCGGGACGATTAAAAAATTTGGCTGCTTTACCAGTCCTAAAAATCCCAATCTCACAATTGTGGAAATTATTCTGCGTGACCATACAGGACAAATCAAATTAAGTCGCTTCTGGACAGGTAAACGCTACGCCAATCGCGGTTGGCAAGAAACTCAGAAAAAGCTCTATCCCCAAGGCTGCACGATCGCAGCTTCGGGAGTAGTCAAACAGAGCAAATATGGCTTGACCCTAGAGAATTATGAAGTAGAAGTTCTCGAACATACTCAAGATACTATCCAATCGAAAACCGTTGGGCGCGTAGTGCCAGTCTATCCACTTACGGAAGGAATTACCCCCGAAGCAATCCGTCGCCTTGTCGCTCAATGTTTACCCGCAGTATCCCAAATTGCCGATCCGATGCCCGATCGCTTTTTGCGGGATTATCAAATGATGCCCTTGTCAGAGGCGATCGCCCAAGTGCATTACCCAGATACGAGCGAAATGCTGGAACAAGCCGTAATTCGCCTGACCTTTGATAAATATTTCTATCGCCGCCTAGTGTCCCTCTATCGTCGGCAACAGCAAAAGGCGATTCATTTTGTGCCAAAGAGTGAGGCGATCGCCCAACTCGAAAAGATGCTCCCCTTTGAATTAACTAAGGCTCAAAAGCGAGTTGTCGCCGAAATTCGTGCTGATCTGCAAGGGCAAACGCCGATGAATCGACTGGTACAGGGGGATGTCGGTTCAGGTAAAACGATTGTGGCGGTATATGCACTTTTAACGGCGATCGAGGCAGGTTATCAGACAGCACTGATGGCTCCTACGGAAGTCCTCACGGAGCAACATTATCGCAAGATTGTGGAATGGTTTATGCAGCTAAATCTCCCCGTGGAAATTCTCACGGGTTCCACCAAAACTGCCAAGCGGCGCGAGATTTTAAGGCAATTGGAAACGGGGGAATTACCTCTAGTGATTGGAACCCATGCCTTAATTCAAGATGGGGTAAACTTTGCGCGATTAGGTTTAGCGGTAATTGATGAGCAGCATCGTTTTGGTAGAGATCAGCGATCGCGACTTTTGCAAAAGGGCAATGATCCCCATGTACTGATCATGACAGCAACACCGATTCCGCGTACTCTCTATCTCACTAATTCCGAAATCGAAGTTAGCGTCATTGATGAACTTCCTCCTGGACGCAAACCAATTCAAACTGTCCTGCTCAAACCTTCACAGCGCAAAGACGCCTATGATCTGATTAAGCGTGAAATTGCTCAAGGCAGACAGGTTTATATCGTGCTGCCTCTAGTGGAAGAGTCAGAGAAAATGGAAGATATTAAGGCAGCCACACAAGAACGCGAGCATTTACAGAATGTAGTTTTTCCACACTTCCAAATTGGGTTACTACATGGGCAAATGTCTTCTGCGGAAAAGGATGAAGCGATTAGCACATTCCGTCGGGGCGAGACTCAAATCCTAGTTGCCACAACCGTTGTGGAAGTCGGAGTCGATATTCCTAATGCTTCTGTAATGTTAATCGAACATGCCGATCGCTTTGGTTTAGCCCAGTTACACCAACTGCGAGGCAGAGTCGGACGTGGTGCATCCCAATCCTATTGCCTCTTACTGAGCAGTTCCAAATCTCAAACCGCCCAAGAGCGTTTACAGGTTCTCGAACAATCACAGGATGGCTTTTTTATTGCTGAGCGAGATTTCCAGATGCGGGGCAAGGGCAAGGATGAAGGGACAGAACAATCAGGTCATGCAGGTTTCTCCATTGAAGATCGCTTGCCCGATGAGGCAGCCCGTCAAGAGATTTTCCAAATTGCCCGTGAAGCTGCCGAACGCATTATCAAAAAAGATCCCACTTTAGAACATTTCCCTGCCCTTAAAGCCGAATTTGAAATGCACTATCAGCGCTTACAAGGCGGCGCAATCTTTACCTAA
- a CDS encoding ribosomal maturation YjgA family protein, translating to MITNKLTFNRQYFYLTVLLFLIEVAIAVFFDDQFIRPFVGDVLVVILIYSFVRTFWKIKANVAALSVLVFACFVEGLQYLNLIDKLGWRQYKVLAIILGTTFDWKDILAYVLGTAIILAWENRPPKRQ from the coding sequence ATGATTACCAATAAACTTACTTTCAATCGCCAGTATTTCTATTTGACAGTTTTACTCTTTCTCATAGAAGTGGCGATCGCAGTTTTTTTCGATGATCAATTTATTCGTCCCTTTGTTGGTGATGTGTTAGTGGTCATCCTCATTTACAGCTTTGTGAGAACCTTTTGGAAAATCAAGGCAAATGTAGCTGCTCTATCGGTTTTAGTCTTTGCCTGTTTTGTCGAAGGATTGCAGTATCTCAATCTAATCGATAAATTAGGATGGCGGCAGTACAAAGTTTTAGCGATTATTTTAGGCACAACCTTTGATTGGAAAGATATCCTTGCCTATGTCCTTGGTACGGCAATCATCCTAGCTTGGGAAAATAGACCACCTAAAAGACAATAG
- a CDS encoding lysozyme inhibitor LprI family protein, which translates to MNIISNSISSSLTLTLGLSCFAIAPVTAETIAQSQIFGVAAPACESQTQIGLNICASRWAKTADFLRSLIYEEIYSRQSEAGRNQLKLIEQNWTSYRESHCQELTAPFRKGSIYPLLYLSCQARVTNDRIADLQGTNNSQLTPDVTAQRLYTILKQENLQNSAGQRQWQLYQVQHCQFESLRFSEESQTVRQCRDRLAESRLRELEALVRIR; encoded by the coding sequence ATGAACATAATTTCAAATTCCATTTCAAGTTCTCTTACGCTCACCTTGGGATTATCCTGCTTTGCGATCGCCCCTGTCACTGCTGAAACCATTGCCCAATCGCAAATATTTGGTGTAGCAGCTCCTGCCTGTGAGTCCCAAACGCAAATTGGTCTGAATATCTGTGCTTCCCGATGGGCAAAAACTGCTGATTTTTTGCGATCGCTGATTTATGAAGAGATCTATAGTCGCCAATCCGAGGCAGGTCGAAACCAACTTAAATTAATAGAACAAAATTGGACTTCCTATCGAGAGAGTCATTGCCAAGAGTTGACCGCTCCATTTCGTAAGGGTTCGATTTATCCGCTACTTTACCTAAGCTGTCAGGCAAGAGTTACCAATGATCGTATTGCCGACTTACAGGGTACAAATAACTCGCAGCTTACGCCAGATGTAACCGCCCAAAGGCTGTATACAATTTTGAAGCAGGAAAATTTACAGAATTCTGCTGGGCAACGCCAATGGCAACTCTATCAAGTACAGCACTGCCAGTTTGAATCATTACGGTTTAGTGAAGAATCACAAACTGTAAGACAATGTCGCGATCGCTTAGCTGAGAGTCGTCTAAGGGAACTAGAAGCATTGGTACGAATTCGCTAA